One genomic region from Anabaena sp. PCC 7108 encodes:
- the dnaK gene encoding molecular chaperone DnaK, with product MGKVVGIDLGTTNSVVAVMEGGKPVVIANAEGMRTTPSVVGFSKEGERVVGQMARRQTVLNPQNTFFAVKRFIGRRYGELNPDSKRVPYTIRKDEMGSIKVACPRLNKEFAPEEISAMILRKLADDASRYLGEPVTGAVITVPAYFNDSQRQATRDAGRIAGLEVLRILNEPTAASLAYGLDRGDTETILVFDLGGGTFDVSILEVGDGIFEVKSTSGDTQLGGNDFDKKIVDWLADQFLEAEGLDLRRDRQALQRLMEAAEKAKIELSAVSVTDINLPFITATEDGPKHLETRMTRSQFEGLCGDLISRVRTPVKRALKDAGLSPVDIEEVVLVGGSTRIPMVKQLVRDLIGTEPNENVNPDEVVAVGAAIQAGILAGELKDVLLLDVTPLSMGLETIGGVMKKLIPRNTTIPVRRSDIFSTSENNQNSVEIHVVQGEREMAANNKSLGRFKLYGIPPAPRGIPQVQVSFDIDANGILQVTALDRTTGREQSITIQGASTLSESEVNRMIQDAQKYSEVDRERKERVEKRTRSEALILQAERQLREVALEMGMQFARNRRQRIDNISRELRESLKENDDRGIDQAYADLQDALYELNREVRQYYAEDEDEDLFGAIREIFTGDKERERDSSRDTYRERDAYNRDYGRDNGRDYGRDRDNRSSPYDSRPAPKKRPSYQDNWDDDDDWL from the coding sequence ATGGGCAAGGTAGTCGGCATCGACTTGGGTACAACCAACTCAGTAGTCGCCGTTATGGAGGGTGGCAAGCCGGTGGTGATTGCCAATGCAGAAGGAATGCGAACAACCCCCTCCGTCGTCGGTTTTAGTAAGGAAGGTGAAAGGGTAGTTGGGCAAATGGCCAGACGGCAAACTGTCCTCAATCCTCAAAATACATTTTTTGCTGTGAAACGCTTTATTGGGAGGAGATACGGTGAATTAAACCCAGATTCTAAGCGTGTACCCTACACCATCCGCAAAGATGAAATGGGCAGTATTAAAGTTGCTTGTCCGCGTCTGAATAAGGAATTTGCCCCAGAAGAAATTTCAGCCATGATCCTCAGGAAATTGGCAGATGACGCTAGTCGCTATTTGGGGGAACCTGTCACCGGGGCTGTAATTACCGTTCCTGCTTATTTTAATGATTCCCAGCGGCAAGCAACCCGTGATGCGGGCAGAATTGCTGGTTTAGAAGTACTGCGAATTCTTAATGAACCAACTGCGGCCTCTTTGGCTTACGGATTAGATCGGGGTGACACAGAAACTATCTTAGTCTTTGACTTGGGTGGTGGTACTTTTGATGTATCGATTCTAGAAGTAGGCGACGGCATATTTGAAGTTAAATCCACTAGTGGAGATACCCAGCTAGGTGGTAATGATTTTGACAAAAAAATAGTTGATTGGTTAGCAGACCAATTTTTAGAAGCAGAAGGTTTAGACTTAAGACGCGATCGCCAAGCCTTGCAACGGTTGATGGAAGCAGCAGAAAAAGCGAAAATAGAACTTTCTGCCGTCAGTGTCACTGATATTAACTTACCCTTTATTACCGCCACAGAGGACGGTCCGAAGCATTTAGAAACTCGGATGACGCGATCGCAATTTGAAGGCTTGTGCGGTGACTTAATCAGTCGAGTGCGAACCCCTGTAAAAAGGGCGCTGAAAGATGCCGGACTCTCCCCTGTAGATATTGAAGAAGTTGTACTAGTAGGTGGTTCCACAAGGATACCAATGGTGAAACAGCTAGTACGTGACTTAATTGGGACTGAACCCAACGAAAACGTTAACCCTGATGAAGTGGTGGCAGTGGGTGCAGCTATTCAAGCCGGGATTCTCGCAGGTGAACTCAAGGATGTACTGCTTTTAGATGTCACGCCTCTATCTATGGGATTAGAAACCATCGGTGGTGTGATGAAAAAACTCATTCCCCGCAACACAACAATACCAGTACGGCGCTCTGACATTTTTTCTACTTCTGAAAATAACCAAAACAGCGTCGAAATCCACGTTGTCCAGGGTGAGCGGGAAATGGCAGCAAATAACAAGTCTTTAGGACGGTTTAAGCTCTATGGTATTCCGCCAGCGCCAAGAGGTATACCCCAAGTTCAAGTATCATTTGATATTGATGCTAACGGTATTTTACAGGTGACAGCCTTAGATCGCACCACTGGACGCGAACAGAGTATTACCATCCAAGGGGCTTCTACCTTGAGTGAGTCAGAAGTGAATCGCATGATTCAAGATGCTCAAAAATACTCCGAAGTTGACCGAGAACGCAAAGAAAGAGTAGAAAAACGCACTCGTTCCGAAGCCTTGATTTTACAAGCCGAACGGCAACTGCGGGAAGTAGCCTTAGAAATGGGAATGCAATTTGCCCGTAACCGTCGTCAACGCATTGATAATATTTCTCGTGAACTGCGGGAAAGTTTAAAAGAAAATGACGATCGCGGAATTGACCAAGCTTACGCAGACCTGCAAGATGCTCTATATGAGCTAAACCGAGAAGTCCGTCAGTATTATGCTGAGGATGAAGACGAAGACTTATTTGGTGCAATTCGTGAGATATTCACGGGTGACAAAGAACGAGAACGGGATTCCTCTAGAGACACCTATCGGGAACGGGATGCTTATAACCGGGACTATGGTAGGGATAATGGCAGAGACTATGGTAGGGATAGGGACAATCGTTCTTCCCCCTATGATAGCCGTCCAGCACCGAAGAAGCGTCCCAGCTACCAGGATAACTGGGATGATGACGATGATTGGCTGTAA